A region from the Drosophila mauritiana strain mau12 chromosome 2L, ASM438214v1, whole genome shotgun sequence genome encodes:
- the LOC117150978 gene encoding uncharacterized protein LOC117150978 isoform X7: MDIALRGTNRASSTSTTGTGLHHAVSLGNIEVSTKTTYSSHMDRSYDSEDEHTGRRRLRHTLSTELHPHTSVYSRGDIREQYCLTDRQLHSIEQRPRRERFFGCLSRRGQTQSGSFLGGCVGRRVPSDENLAAYAPFEKYPRYQNSYTDTHELESSYFRRQPASILSTGKSGEADLGGRYTWIGQQQVTNNNPDYQSDHSSYHCPTYATMPTTHHQHHHQQQGGNVRTKHVSFARSHTLTSFDNVNAGFRSSGRLKTARSQERLIGGKKPIIATGSMYETLQPPLQAQQQPQQMQPQQSSTLPKTWLPPPVQLQPCQHHHAPIHLHQPIPDNMVGLIIPQPLPLALPLPSPEVLIVEKKFRNAMKTQATQTDAAARRQGQIGYNTQVLALSPRPPHRIKVVSQGAQTNGLQNGKKLTKSLSEIPNGKDGTSSHHYQQGSIYPHEMIYRTQSQDVTPLQTLSDAQNNIMYYKPPPPLLDAHSYGLGMEHLSRTRPSPSEQSVEYVNVNAAAVALNESFDYESNSLPRRACTSHTDFYSNSLPRRHITESSELMTDSVPLDFSQSHLLPPPSEYCKNDDEDVEEYYDEEEDHPHETESYSSEVCMEQAAQHRRMSMLPQMIDSPFRRDDLRRQSMPVYGQTEKLIDGFGPRSSFRRRDKVSCFPDEPPVVQEVRDEQEIFIDFKPHISPKPSPKLQLKHRKQHKAEIAMKKMQQQRMAQAAALTLPKPKSQPVEVEVRKVELEPSDEEEDEDEVSEPEEEDDGEEIDEDEQKLETDLQEDEEPLYENITPCGCRVAPQPDVENIQDKRSQFRKRSVSLDDDYEAKASETPTPTGLRLPSTPASPCRDELLANVSTYPSSDSLANDNTRDHSDGIWNESQVTVLTAEQRDISDGSYSSNLLLTPSSKRKNLLLQHQQRSSVDTDALDFEEQSPTYGLQTLPKIIKTPTPTTSRPTSTQPMMPPPAIAVTPSTNQILDSCVSSPLPKRSMVARGSVPDARQLMFTSGAAKQRHSDASFLPMGATDYARSADISECSTNTDEYATCTDTSKRTPVSTQSSQLEKTHAGSSFESASSLYSMREDLLQHDEKERDKQAPLTKAQLKSPIGSVAELTRKSPSHSISSTTSSGSCPVSGAAIKSPAKESLPQTVASSGTSQMKVSSAECIPPGVKPKPDSISEDERSEVRYSSSGYYESPHEEDDEEQGTRSKARRLRQEDERKRRKTSMKLDIEKENMRALTSPIKRPTGSSKITSPEQSISGTMDNGSSPSKMKRFRPKIRRQLRKSSREDVLAAAAVRRSRATPTIFGLSSGSGDTELLLDASMSTGAVAGTTTTAVTSVSAPSSASKLPTSESSVTTQPEAVVAPLPAKKPHSCATPTSLLSPKLPTTSGTQSKSTSDTFQLKAKSIESLRSVSPGSDSVFYSEADGNAASGEQSHCHHCGKEMEGKQQSNTISELAGDSVESIPYIEQDIVKPPSDFADSPVTTKTTQRLYKKMDKRFRSEERYHGERGRHYKTRQENIRAKSEERGRIPSLPNTPVLRPAGSSPCVLPDTEQSQHIIYKGHYDAGRYTRLTDDDLWTQLDHQCFDRSRERRASTESEKGFHAKYQVILHRLVQRRCTLEMYHRQKHNSFLWAKCKEISAKSFRNIFVVFTQYSGQMIELIASNSTPDSIRRKLEEVLKLMLLVWARESYVITKLSNGAHGVDKTVVVKSDSGEFGFRIHGSKPVVVAAIEPETPAESSGLEVGDIIISVNGVQVLDKHHTEVVKIAHDGCEKLELQVARTIGVLMHEQLEPPSQPIFSGYLWRQSGQAKGAPNTKKWVRRWFSLRPDNCLYYYKTEDDSQPVGAMIMAKHTVDLCPVDVGKPFAFKVDAGEGIPMYVAADSDEMANRWLQLLRQAASQDNQWLDKSARCLYQSPSNIQRPDCFGYLLKLGSRWCGWSKRYCVLKDACLYFYQDANSKSAFGMACLHGYKVASMSANASGKKNSFEIVPPETKLRHYFFCTESEMDKKRWISALEYSIDRWIKSG; encoded by the exons ATGGATATTGCCTTGCGTGGCACAAACAGAGCATCGTCAACATCAACGACTGGAACTG GTCTGCATCATGCTGTGTCATTGGGCAACATTGAGGTCTCCACCAAG ACCACCTACTCCAGCCACATGGATCGCAGCTACGACTCCGAGGATGAACACACTGGTCGCCGAAGACTTCGCCATACGCTGTCCACCGAGTTGCATCCTCACACTTCTGTCTACTCGCGCGGAGATATTCGGGAACAG TACTGCCTCACAGATCGCCAGCTGCACAGCATAGAGCAGCGTCCTAGGCGGGAACGGTTTTTTGGCTGCCTTTCGCGACGCGGTCAAACGCAATCGGGCAGTTTTTTGGGCGGCTGTGTGGGTCGGCGGGTGCCCTCCGATGAGAATTTGGCGGCCTATGCTCCATTTGAAAAATATCCACG CTACCAGAACAGCTACACGGACACACACGAATTGGAAAGTTCCTATTTTCGCCGTCAACCGGCCTCGATTCTGAGCACTGGTAAATCGGGTGAAGCGGACCTGGGTGGACGCTACACCTGGATTGGTCAGCAGCAGGTGACCAACAACAATCCCGACTACCAATCGGACCACAG CTCGTATCACTGCCCCACATACGCCACAATGCCAACCACACACcatcagcaccaccaccaacaacaGGGCGGAAATGTCAG AACCAAACACGTGAGCTTTGCCAGGtcgcacacactcacaagTTTCGACAATGTGAATGCCGGATTCCGATCCTCAGGGCGTTTGAAAACGGCCCGAAGCCAGGAGAGATTAATTGGGGGCAAGAAGCCCATTATTGCCACGGGCTCCATGTACGAAACCCTCCAGCCCCCGCTCCAAGCCCAACAGCAACCGCAACAGATGCAGCCGCAACAGAGCTCCACCCTGCCAAAAACCTGGCTGCCACCACCAGTTCAACTGCAGCCATGCCAGCACCACCATGCTCCGATACACCTGCACCAGCCCATTCCAG ACAACATGGTCGGACTGATCATTCCACAGCCCCTGCCCTTGGCTCTTCCACTGCCCAGTCCCGAAGTTCTCATCGTCGAGAAGAAGTTCCGCAATGCCATGAAAACGCAGGCCACTCAAACAGATGCAGCAGCCCGTCGCCAGGGGCAAATTGGATACAATACCCAGGTCCTGGCTTTGAGTCCCCGACCACCACATCGCATTAAGGTGGTTTCCCAGGGGGCTCAAacgaacggcctgcagaatGGCAAAAAACTAACGAAAAGCCTCTCCGAAATACCCAATGGCAAGGATGGCACCTCCTCGCATCATTATCAACAGGG TTCCATATACCCGCATGAGATGATCTACCGCACTCAGTCGCAGGATGTGACCCCTTTGCAGACCCTTTCGGATGCCCAAAACAACATCATGTACTACAAACCGCCGCCACCATTGCTGGATGCCCACAGTTACGGACTGGGAATGGAGCACCTGAGCCGGACACGTCCTTCGCCATCCGAGCAAAGTGTGGAatatgtgaatgtgaatgctGCTGCAGTGGCTCTGAATGAAAGTTTCGACTACGAGAGCAACAGTTTGCCTCGACGAGCGTGTACCTCGCATACGGATTTCTATTCCAATAGCTTGCCTAGAAGGCATATCACCGAGAGCTCGGAACTAATGACCGATAGTGTTCCCTTGGACTTTAGCCAATCGCATTTATTGCCACCACCAAGTGAGTATTGCAAGAACGACGACGAGGATGTGGAGGAGTACTATGACGAGGAGGAAGATCATCCCCATGAAACGGAGAGCTATAGCTCAGAGGTCTGCATGGAGCAGGCGGCCCAACATCGCCGGATGTCCATGCTGCCCCAGATGATAGACTCCCCATTTCGTCGCGATGATCTGAGGCGTCAATCCATGCCGGTTTATGGTCAAACGGAGAAGCTCATCGATGGCTTTGGCCCAAGGAGCTCTTTTCGAAGGCGCGACAAGGTCAGCTGTTTTCCGGATGAGCCGCCAGTCGTTCAAGAAGTGCGGGATGAACAGGAgatatttattgattttaagCCGCACATTTCGCCCAAGCCGAGTCCCAAGCTCCAGCTGAAGCACCGTAAGCAGCACAAGGCGGAGATCGCCATGAAAAAgatgcaacagcagcgaaTGGCACAGGCGGCAGCTCTGACCCTGCCCAAGCCCAAGTCACAGCCAGTCGAAGTTGAGGTGAGAAAAGTTGAACTTGAGCCCAgcgatgaggaggaggacgaaGACGAGGTTTCCGAGCCCGAAGAGGAGGATGACGGCGAGGAGATCGATGAAGATGAGCAGAAACTAGAGACAGATCTGCAGGAGGATGAGGAACCGCTGTACGAGAACATAACGCCCTGTGGCTGCCGGGTGGCTCCTCAGCCAGATGTGGAGAATATCCAGGACAAACGCTCGCAATTCCGCAAGCGATCTGTCAGCTTGGATGATGACTACGAGGCCAAGGCATCTGAAACTCCCACACCAACTGGCCTGAGACTCCCATCAACTCCGGCCAGTCCTTGCCGCGATGAGCTGCTGGCCAATGTCTCAACTTATCCTTCCTCAGACTCGCTGGCCAATGACAATACCCGCGATCATTCCGATGGCATATGGAATGAGTCGCAGGTTACTGTCTTGACAGCTGAACAGAGGGACATATCCGATGGCTCCTACAGTTCCAACTTGCTGTTGACTCCCTCTTCGAAGAGAAAGAACCTACTGCTGCAGCATCAGCAGAGAAGCTCGGTGGACACCGATGCCCTGGATTTTGAGGAACAA AGTCCCACCTATGGCCTACAAACACTGCCGAAGATCATCAAGACCCCCACACCAACCACATCGAGGCCCACTTCCACACAACCAATGATGCCACCTCCAGCCATCGCCGTAACTCCATCTACAAATCAGATTCTGGACAGCTGCGTAAGTTCACCGCTGCCCAAGAGGAGCATGGTGGCCAGGGGATCGGTTCCGGACGCCCGACAGCTTATGTTCACTAGTGGAGCCGCCAAGCAAAG ACACTCGGATGCCTCGTTCCTGCCCATGGGCGCCACGGACTATGCGAGGAGTGCAGATATATCGGAGTGCAGTACGAATACAGATGAGTATGCCACCTGCACGGACACCTCGAAACGCACACCAG TTTCCACCCAGAGCTCGCAGTTAGAGAAGACGCACGCCGGCAGTTCCTTCGAAAGCGCCAGTTCCCTATACTCCATGCGGGAGGATCTCCTCCAGCACGACGAGAAGGAGCGGGATAAGCAGGCCCCTCTTACCAAGGCCCAACTGAAATCGCCCATTGGTTCAGTGGCAGAGCTGACCAGGAAATCGCCATCGCACTCGATCAGTAGTACCACCTCTTCAGGAAGCTGTCCCGTCTCGGGAGCGGCCATCAAATCTCCTGCCAAGGAAAGTCTGCCCCAAACGGTGGCCAGTTCGGGAACGTCCCAGATGAAAGTAAGCTCAGCAGAATGCATACCGCCTGGAGTTAAGCCCAAGCCGGATTCCATATCGGAGGATGAGCGCAGCGAAGTGCGGTACTCCTCGTCCGGTTATTACGAGAGTCCCCACGAGGAGGATGACGAAGAGCAGGGCACCAGGAGCAAGGCCCGCCGCCTGCGACAGGAAGACGAAAGAAAGAGGCGCAAGACAAGCATGAAGCTGGACATTGAGAAGGAGAACATGCGTGCCCTAACCAGTCCCATTAAAAGGCCCACAGGATCCAGCAAGATCACTTCGCCAGAGCAATCGATTTCTGGAACCATGGACAATGGCAGCAGTCCCAGCAAAATGAAACGCTTCCGTCCCAAGATACGCAGGCAGTTGAGAAAAAGTTCACGGGAAGATGTCCtggcggcggcagcggtacGCAGGAGtcgtgccacgcccactattTTCGGCTTAAGCAGCGGCAGTGGAGACACAGAGTTGCTGCTAGATGCCAGCATGTCAACTGGCGCCGTGGCAGGAACCACCACCACTGCCGTGACATCCGTATCAGCACCATCGTCCGCATCCAAGTTACCAACATCGGAGTCCTCAGTGACTACACAACCTGAGGCAGTAGTGGCTCCATTGCCGGCGAAGAAACCACACAGTTGCGCAACGCCCACATCCTTGCTGTCGCCCAAGCTGCCAACAACTAGTGGCACCCAATCGAAGTCCACATCGGACACCTTTCAGCTCAAGGCCAAGTCCATTGAGTCCTTGCGCTCCGTGTCGCCTGGATCCGATTCCGTGTTCTACAGCGAAGCCGATGGAAATGCGGCCAGTGGCGAGCAGAGTCACTGCCACCATTGCGGCAAGGAGATGGAGGGCAAGCAGCAGAGCAACACCATCAGCGAACTGGCTGGTGACTCGGTCGAGTCGATACCCTACATCGAGCAGGACATCGTCAAGCCTCCCTCGGACTTCGCCGACTCGCCGGTGACCACCAAGACCACCCAGCGGTTGTACAAAAAGATGGACAAGCGGTTCCGATCCGAGGAGCGGTATCATGGAGAAAGGGGCAGGCACTACAAAACCAGGCAGGAGAATATTAGGGCAAAG AGCGAGGAGCGTGGACGCATTCCCAGTCTTCCCAATACCCCCGTCCTGCGTCCTGCCGGCTCCAGTCCTTGTGTCCTGCCCGATACGGAACAGAGCCAGCACATTATCTATAAGGGACACTACGACGCAGGACGCTATACACGACTGACCGACGATGACTTGTGGACTCAACTGGACCATCAGTGTTTTG ACCGTTCCAGGGAGCGCAGAGCTTCCACTGAGTCGGAGAAGGGCTTCCATGCCAAGTACCAAGTGATCCTACATCGCCTCGTCCAGCGACGCTGCACATTGGAGATGTACCACCGCCAGAAGCACAACAGCTTCC TTTGGGCCAAATGTAAAGAAATAAGTGCGAAAAGTTTTCGGAATATTTTTGTGGTGTTTACACAATACTCAGGCCAAATGATTG AATTAATAGCGTCCAATTCCACGCCGGATTCGATTAGAAGAAAGTTGGAGGAGGTCTTGAAACTGATGCTCTTGGTCTGGGCACGCGAAAGTTATGTGATAACCAAACTGAGCAACGGTGCACATG GCGTGGACAAAACCGTGGTGGTCAAGAGCGATTCCGGCGAATTTGGCTTCCGTATTCACGGTTCCAAGCCCGTGGTAGTGGCCGCCATCGAACCGGAGACTCCGGCTGAGAGCTCTGGCTTGGAGGTGGGCGACATCATCATCTCCGTGAATGGCGTCCAAGTGCTGGACAAGCACCACACCGAGGTGGTCAAGATCGCACACGATGGCTGCGAGAAGCTGGAACTGCAGGTGGCCCGAACCATTGGGGTGCTAATGCACGAGCAACTGGAGCCGCCAAGTCAGCCCATATTTAGTGGATACCTGTGGCGGCAGAGTGGACAGGCCAAGGGAGCGCCCAATACCAAGAAATGGGTGCGTCGTTGGTTCTCCCTGCGACCCGATAATTGTCTGTACTACTACAAAACTGAAGAT GACTCTCAACCCGTTGGCGCCATGATCATGGCCAAGCACACTGTGGACTTGTGTCCGGTGGATGTGGGCAAGCCTTTTGCCTTCAAAGTGGATGCCGGCGAGGGTATTCCCATGTACGTGGCTGCCGACTCCGATGAGATGGCGAACAGGTGGCTCCAGCTGCTCAGGCAAGCGGCCTCCCAGGACAACCAGTGGCTGGACAAGAG TGCGCGGTGCTTGTACCAGAGTCCCAGCAACATTCAGCGGCCCGACTGCTTCGGCTACTTACTCAAATTGGGCTCAAGGTGGTGCGGCTGGTCGAAACGCTATTGCGTTCTAAAGGATGCCTGCCTCTATTTTTACCAAGATGCAAATAGCAAGAGTGCATTCG GCATGGCCTGCTTGCACGGCTACAAAGTGGCCTCGATGTCCGCCAATGCATCCGGCAAGAAGAACTCGTTCGAGATAGTGCCACCAGAGACGAAATTGCGTCACTATTTCTTCTGCACCGAAAGCGAAATGGATAAGAAGCG CTGGATATCCGCACTGGAGTACTCCATTGACCGCTGGATAAAGTCCGGGTAA